Proteins encoded in a region of the Photobacterium profundum SS9 genome:
- a CDS encoding ParB N-terminal domain-containing protein, with the protein MESDLYTREELLASTAGCSNERYIMRELSKKYIELPVKDWPNFEMSWDLTASAQHFSDDGISQDDFSLAYKEPLLIAWVKMHELDNALYGHSIRKKEEIWSIGCKDKVAKVIAYCVENKQMTPAHIQPHKSLNAITIIGGNHRLAVCRALELEIIPVLIERIYENDLKNIINVDRVEEAI; encoded by the coding sequence ATGGAATCAGATTTATACACGCGAGAAGAATTACTTGCCAGTACAGCTGGCTGTTCGAACGAAAGATATATAATGAGAGAGTTGTCAAAAAAATACATAGAACTACCTGTAAAAGATTGGCCTAATTTTGAAATGAGCTGGGATCTTACGGCAAGTGCACAACATTTTTCCGATGATGGTATTTCCCAAGATGACTTCTCGTTAGCATATAAAGAACCTTTATTAATAGCTTGGGTAAAAATGCATGAATTGGATAATGCTTTATACGGCCATTCTATTCGAAAAAAAGAAGAAATTTGGAGCATAGGATGTAAAGACAAAGTGGCGAAAGTTATTGCATACTGTGTTGAAAACAAACAGATGACTCCTGCTCATATTCAGCCACATAAAAGCTTAAATGCAATAACGATTATAGGTGGTAACCATAGGCTGGCTGTCTGCAGGGCTTTAGAGTTAGAGATAATTCCAGTGCTTATAGAAAGAATATATGAAAATGACCTTAAGAATATTATTAATGTTGATAGAGTCGAAGAAGCCATATAA
- a CDS encoding type II toxin-antitoxin system RelB/DinJ family antitoxin: MDTIIQFRVDEETKRLAQLMAESQGSTLSDACRELIEQLAEQQRKTMTHDAWLTEQVNAAFEKFDSGKAVFIEQQDAKARMDARKAKIRNRGQA, translated from the coding sequence ATGGACACTATAATCCAGTTTCGTGTTGATGAAGAAACTAAACGTTTGGCTCAGTTAATGGCAGAAAGCCAAGGTAGTACACTGAGTGATGCTTGCCGTGAACTGATAGAGCAACTAGCCGAACAGCAACGTAAAACAATGACTCATGATGCTTGGCTTACAGAGCAAGTAAACGCTGCTTTTGAAAAATTTGATTCAGGAAAAGCGGTATTCATTGAACAGCAAGATGCAAAAGCACGTATGGATGCACGCAAAGCTAAGATTCGAAATCGAGGTCAAGCATGA
- a CDS encoding type II toxin-antitoxin system mRNA interferase toxin, RelE/StbE family — MILWEEESLNDREKIFEFLYDFYPEAAERTDQIIEDKVENLLDHPLMGEQREGIRGRLLIIPEVSMIVSYWVEGSIIRIMRVLHQKQKFPAE; from the coding sequence ATGATACTTTGGGAAGAAGAGTCACTTAACGATCGTGAGAAAATTTTTGAATTTCTCTATGACTTTTATCCCGAAGCTGCTGAACGAACTGACCAGATTATTGAAGACAAAGTCGAAAACTTACTCGATCACCCTTTAATGGGCGAACAAAGAGAAGGTATTCGAGGTCGTTTACTCATTATTCCAGAGGTATCAATGATTGTATCTTACTGGGTTGAAGGCTCAATCATTCGTATAATGCGCGTACTGCATCAGAAGCAAAAATTTCCTGCAGAGTAG
- a CDS encoding MetS family NSS transporter small subunit: MTTGAIIMMLFGFGITWGGAAYCIAIAMKKNQE, from the coding sequence ATGACTACAGGTGCAATTATAATGATGCTGTTTGGTTTTGGGATCACATGGGGTGGCGCAGCATACTGCATCGCCATTGCAATGAAAAAGAATCAAGAGTAA
- a CDS encoding sodium-dependent transporter → MKREQWGSRPGFILAAVGSAIGLGNIWRFPYMAYENGGGAFFIPYLFAMISAGIPFMIMEFTLGHKLRGAAPRAFSKLGVKLEWLGWFQVFIAAVIAVYYVAIIGWAISYLGYSFTQSWGTDTNAFFFSEYLQLGENSPSKLGNLQMHIVLPMVLAWGITFAAIFTGIKGGIERASKIMMPLLFLMVIGLITRVVFLPGALDGINYLFEPDFSKITDPTVWSAAYGQIFFTLSVGFAIMIAYSSYLPEKSDINNNAFMTVLINCGFSITSGVLIFAVLGYMAQDQAKPITEVVTAGVGLAFVTIPAAINLLPAPYILGPLFFLALVVAGLSSHISIIEAVTSAVIDKLNWSRKKAASVVCGVGFAVSMAFATNGGLLLLDLVDYFINNVALLASCLVELIVIGWLLKISDIRDYANDLSDFSIGKWFEICIRFISPIMLAVILATNLWKTFNEGYGGYEMSDLLMLGWGLVAAMFVVAVIINVTSKSPSQQEG, encoded by the coding sequence ATGAAGCGAGAACAATGGGGCTCTCGTCCCGGTTTTATCTTGGCAGCGGTTGGTTCAGCCATTGGCCTAGGTAACATTTGGCGATTCCCATACATGGCTTACGAGAATGGCGGCGGCGCATTTTTTATTCCTTACCTTTTCGCCATGATTTCAGCCGGTATTCCATTTATGATTATGGAATTCACTTTAGGTCATAAACTTCGTGGTGCTGCACCTCGTGCTTTTTCTAAGCTAGGTGTAAAACTTGAGTGGCTTGGTTGGTTCCAAGTATTTATTGCTGCGGTCATTGCTGTTTATTATGTCGCAATTATCGGTTGGGCAATTTCATATTTAGGGTACTCGTTCACACAAAGTTGGGGTACAGATACTAATGCCTTCTTCTTTAGTGAATACCTACAGCTAGGTGAAAATTCACCAAGTAAGCTAGGCAATTTGCAAATGCACATTGTTCTACCAATGGTATTAGCTTGGGGTATTACTTTTGCGGCAATCTTTACTGGTATTAAAGGTGGTATCGAACGCGCAAGTAAAATAATGATGCCTCTTCTATTCCTTATGGTTATAGGCTTAATTACACGGGTTGTTTTCCTACCTGGTGCACTAGACGGTATTAACTACCTATTCGAACCAGACTTTAGCAAGATCACAGACCCTACAGTTTGGTCAGCAGCTTATGGACAGATATTCTTCACATTGAGTGTCGGTTTTGCCATCATGATTGCTTACTCAAGTTACTTGCCAGAGAAATCTGACATTAATAACAACGCATTCATGACTGTACTGATTAACTGTGGTTTCTCTATTACTTCTGGTGTGCTTATTTTCGCAGTATTGGGCTATATGGCTCAAGACCAAGCGAAACCAATTACGGAAGTTGTAACAGCAGGTGTAGGTTTAGCGTTTGTTACTATTCCTGCGGCTATTAACCTACTACCAGCACCGTATATTCTTGGACCACTATTCTTCTTGGCTCTTGTTGTTGCAGGTTTGAGTTCACATATCTCAATCATTGAAGCCGTAACGTCAGCCGTTATAGACAAGTTGAACTGGTCACGTAAGAAAGCAGCTTCTGTTGTTTGTGGTGTAGGTTTTGCCGTATCAATGGCATTTGCAACGAATGGCGGTCTACTGCTACTTGACCTAGTTGATTACTTCATTAACAACGTTGCACTACTTGCAAGCTGTCTAGTTGAACTTATCGTTATCGGTTGGTTGCTTAAGATTTCAGATATTCGCGATTACGCCAATGATCTTTCTGACTTTAGCATTGGTAAGTGGTTCGAAATTTGTATCCGCTTCATCAGCCCAATAATGCTTGCGGTAATTCTTGCAACGAATCTTTGGAAAACATTCAACGAAGGTTACGGTGGTTATGAAATGTCTGACCTGCTGATGCTAGGTTGGGGTTTGGTTGCTGCAATGTTTGTTGTCGCGGTTATCATCAACGTAACATCTAAATCACCAAGCCAACAGGAGGGTTAA
- a CDS encoding YnhF family membrane protein, whose translation MEADLKFALITTGVVFAILIGFGLTAIGA comes from the coding sequence ATGGAAGCTGATCTAAAATTTGCACTTATTACAACGGGTGTGGTTTTTGCTATTCTGATTGGGTTTGGATTAACCGCAATTGGCGCGTAA
- a CDS encoding patatin family protein yields MSNHLPFSLSSIDLHTINEFSTRIAQSRRKKIALVVQGGGQRGVFTAGVFDAFLEAGFDPFELYIGTSAGALTVSSFLSRQPNYSYNFIVNYTTNDEFFNLYKYLSQQKPLNLDWALQAISPGGDTPLDFQQARKTLIHRNAYACATRKDTLQDIYLPMYQENWREVLRATCAIPVLYNQPVNINDLEWVDGGVAAAVPVKEAWRQGAELVVVIRTEPIDEDLIQTSSDGSAEKSPGVFDDWRERIEATLPQYIEKLSLNEPMDKIKNIHSDLTQRFESWKETRVNNEDGHYRNMSVFDMMNKFDQLNDREKINTTSSDTEELINESKSPYWSLFASNNIERFLSMAGKSKSAEVMDMLRRYYYTYNDLNAFLVNLPEGLKVIQIAPESSLKSRALLSSEDDLEVDYLEGKVIGRQFLEHFADILNEKTTLKRDK; encoded by the coding sequence ATGTCGAATCATCTGCCGTTTAGCTTAAGCTCTATTGATTTACATACTATTAACGAATTTTCGACGCGGATTGCTCAGTCGCGTCGAAAGAAAATTGCTTTAGTTGTTCAAGGTGGAGGTCAAAGAGGAGTATTCACTGCGGGCGTGTTTGATGCATTTTTGGAAGCTGGTTTTGATCCTTTTGAACTGTATATTGGCACATCTGCTGGCGCCTTGACGGTATCTTCTTTTCTTAGTCGCCAGCCTAACTACAGTTACAACTTCATTGTTAATTACACGACGAATGATGAATTTTTTAATCTTTATAAATACCTTAGCCAACAAAAGCCATTAAATCTTGATTGGGCGTTACAAGCTATTTCACCGGGTGGCGATACTCCTCTTGATTTTCAGCAAGCACGTAAGACATTGATTCACCGTAATGCTTATGCATGTGCAACGCGTAAAGATACCCTTCAAGATATTTACCTTCCTATGTATCAAGAAAACTGGCGAGAAGTATTACGTGCTACTTGTGCCATTCCGGTTCTTTATAATCAGCCAGTGAATATCAATGATCTTGAATGGGTTGACGGTGGTGTTGCTGCTGCTGTACCAGTGAAAGAAGCGTGGCGGCAAGGGGCCGAGTTAGTTGTTGTGATAAGAACAGAGCCGATTGATGAAGATCTGATACAAACCAGCTCAGACGGTAGTGCTGAAAAGTCACCAGGTGTATTTGATGATTGGCGAGAAAGAATAGAAGCAACACTTCCGCAGTATATTGAGAAGCTAAGTCTTAATGAACCAATGGATAAAATTAAAAACATACATAGCGATTTAACACAGCGATTTGAATCATGGAAAGAAACCCGCGTTAATAATGAAGACGGTCATTATCGTAATATGAGCGTATTCGATATGATGAATAAGTTTGACCAACTCAATGATAGGGAAAAGATAAATACGACAAGCAGTGATACAGAAGAGCTTATTAATGAGAGCAAATCACCTTATTGGTCATTGTTTGCTTCAAATAATATTGAACGGTTTTTATCAATGGCTGGAAAAAGTAAAAGTGCGGAAGTGATGGATATGCTAAGGCGTTACTATTATACCTATAATGATTTAAATGCGTTTTTAGTTAATCTTCCTGAAGGTTTAAAAGTCATTCAAATTGCACCTGAAAGTAGCTTAAAAAGTCGCGCACTGCTGAGTAGTGAAGATGATCTAGAAGTTGATTATCTAGAAGGGAAAGTAATAGGGCGTCAATTTTTAGAACACTTTGCTGATATTTTAAATGAAAAAACAACGTTGAAACGTGATAAATAA
- a CDS encoding manganese-dependent inorganic pyrophosphatase, whose product MIQVVGHKNPDSDSICSALVGEALLKARGLEAKAVRQGELNRETQHILKTAGVEQPEMCTGVAGQKVWLVDYTDLAQAPDDIAEAEIVGIVDHHRLGDVMTVNPLEAWIWPVGCTCTIMFNLFKMEGTEITKPLATLMMSAILSDTVGFASPTCTQKDRDAIAELTPLAGVEDLDLFIKELLIAKTDIEGLTASELVEKDLKAYPFNNRNVVIGQIELATLEQVDSMIDELNADLQRRCDEEGLAMAALMLTDITTSTTRLLFKGEWNATLETFADNGVLTMENTLSRKKQGWPWLQKVLS is encoded by the coding sequence ATGATTCAAGTTGTAGGTCACAAAAACCCAGATAGTGATAGCATCTGTTCAGCTCTTGTAGGTGAAGCACTTCTTAAAGCTCGTGGTTTAGAAGCAAAAGCCGTTCGTCAAGGCGAGCTTAACCGTGAAACTCAGCACATCCTAAAAACTGCTGGTGTTGAGCAGCCAGAAATGTGTACTGGTGTTGCCGGTCAAAAAGTATGGTTAGTAGACTACACCGATCTTGCGCAAGCACCTGACGATATTGCAGAAGCTGAAATCGTAGGTATTGTTGACCACCACCGTTTGGGTGATGTGATGACAGTTAATCCATTAGAAGCATGGATTTGGCCTGTTGGTTGCACATGTACAATCATGTTTAACCTATTCAAGATGGAAGGTACTGAAATCACGAAGCCACTTGCAACATTAATGATGTCTGCAATTCTAAGTGACACAGTAGGTTTTGCCTCTCCAACATGTACTCAGAAAGATCGTGATGCAATTGCAGAGCTAACACCACTTGCTGGTGTTGAAGATCTTGATCTGTTCATCAAAGAGCTTCTAATCGCAAAAACTGACATTGAAGGCCTAACCGCTTCAGAGTTAGTTGAAAAAGATCTTAAGGCATACCCATTCAATAACCGTAACGTTGTTATTGGTCAAATTGAGCTAGCAACACTTGAACAAGTTGACAGCATGATTGATGAGCTAAACGCAGATCTTCAACGTCGTTGTGACGAAGAAGGTTTAGCAATGGCAGCCCTTATGCTTACAGACATTACAACAAGTACGACACGCTTGCTCTTTAAAGGTGAGTGGAATGCGACATTAGAAACATTCGCAGACAATGGCGTACTTACAATGGAAAATACGCTAAGCCGTAAGAAACAAGGCTGGCCTTGGCTACAAAAAGTACTTTCGTAA
- a CDS encoding GGGtGRT protein, producing the protein MALFESYDRRIDQITPVLEQYGFASFEEALEYCKERNVNPYDIVKETQPIAFENASWAYVLGAAIALKEDAKNAAEAAEYIGQGLQAFCIPGSVADQRQVGLGHGRLAARLLNNDTQCFCFLAGHESYAAAEGAIKIAMNANKVRHHPLRVILNGLGKDAAYMIARINGFNYVQTQFNYETGELDVVSERRFSTSQRGDINCYGADDVREGVAIMHREEVDISITGNSTNPTRFQHPVAGTYKKERLEANQAYFSVASGGGTGRTLHPDNVAAGPASYGMTDTMGRMHSDAQFAGSSSVPAHVEMMGLIGMGNNPMVGATVAVAVAIEQAK; encoded by the coding sequence ATGGCTCTATTTGAAAGTTACGACCGTCGCATCGACCAAATCACTCCAGTACTTGAACAATACGGTTTCGCGTCATTTGAAGAAGCACTTGAATATTGTAAAGAACGTAACGTTAACCCTTACGATATTGTAAAAGAAACCCAACCTATCGCATTTGAAAATGCTTCTTGGGCTTACGTATTAGGTGCGGCTATCGCACTAAAAGAAGACGCTAAAAATGCAGCTGAAGCAGCAGAATATATTGGTCAAGGCTTGCAAGCCTTCTGCATTCCAGGCTCTGTTGCCGATCAACGTCAAGTTGGTTTAGGTCATGGCCGTTTAGCCGCACGTTTATTGAATAACGATACTCAGTGCTTTTGTTTCTTAGCGGGTCACGAATCTTATGCTGCAGCTGAAGGCGCGATCAAAATAGCAATGAATGCAAACAAAGTACGTCATCACCCTCTTCGCGTAATACTTAATGGTTTAGGCAAAGATGCTGCTTATATGATTGCCCGTATTAATGGCTTTAATTACGTACAAACCCAGTTCAACTACGAAACAGGTGAATTGGATGTAGTATCAGAGCGTCGCTTCTCAACAAGCCAACGTGGTGACATTAATTGCTACGGCGCGGATGATGTACGTGAAGGTGTAGCGATTATGCACCGTGAAGAGGTTGATATCTCCATTACGGGTAATTCAACGAACCCTACTCGTTTCCAGCACCCTGTTGCCGGTACGTATAAAAAAGAACGTCTAGAAGCGAACCAAGCGTATTTCTCTGTTGCATCAGGCGGCGGTACAGGTCGTACCCTTCACCCTGATAATGTTGCGGCAGGTCCTGCTTCTTACGGTATGACAGACACTATGGGGCGCATGCACTCCGACGCTCAGTTCGCAGGTTCGTCATCTGTACCCGCTCACGTTGAAATGATGGGGCTTATAGGCATGGGGAACAATCCAATGGTAGGCGCAACGGTTGCCGTTGCCGTTGCGATAGAACAAGCAAAATGA
- a CDS encoding iron-sulfur cluster assembly scaffold protein → MQYSAEVQNMCPISRGPQHASSPIPVEGRWVSPKDVIAISGVSHGVGTCAPQQGAAKLTLNVKDGIIEEALIETIGCSGMTHSAAMASEIITGKTILEALNTDLVCDAINVAMREIFLQYVYGRTQTAFSLDGLPIGAGLEDLGKGLRSQIGTHYGTREKGPRYMEMAEGYVTKLALDDNDEIIGYSFVNLGKMMEFIGKGTSAEEAMEQASGQYGRFDEAVRTIDPRHQ, encoded by the coding sequence ATGCAATATTCAGCAGAAGTTCAAAACATGTGTCCTATCTCTCGCGGACCACAACATGCGTCTTCCCCTATTCCTGTAGAAGGCCGCTGGGTTAGCCCGAAAGATGTGATTGCTATTTCCGGCGTTAGCCACGGTGTGGGCACATGTGCACCACAACAAGGCGCAGCAAAACTTACTCTTAATGTTAAAGATGGCATCATTGAAGAAGCATTAATTGAAACTATCGGTTGCTCTGGTATGACGCACTCTGCTGCGATGGCATCTGAAATCATTACCGGTAAAACCATCCTTGAAGCCTTAAATACAGACCTTGTCTGTGATGCGATAAACGTGGCAATGCGTGAAATATTTTTGCAGTACGTATACGGCCGTACGCAAACGGCTTTCTCACTTGATGGCTTACCAATCGGCGCAGGTCTTGAAGACTTAGGTAAAGGACTACGTAGCCAAATTGGTACTCACTATGGTACGCGTGAAAAAGGCCCTCGTTACATGGAAATGGCAGAAGGTTATGTCACTAAGTTAGCACTGGATGACAACGATGAAATCATTGGTTATTCATTCGTTAACCTTGGAAAAATGATGGAGTTTATTGGCAAAGGAACATCTGCTGAAGAAGCGATGGAACAAGCCAGTGGTCAATATGGTCGTTTTGACGAAGCAGTTCGTACTATCGACCCTCGTCACCAATAA
- a CDS encoding alpha/beta fold hydrolase — translation MQACFYVDDLFYRQHQFELPLDYTAQDGETIRVFAREVVAKDKQDTDLPWLVYLQGGPGFPAPRPDSNSGWFKRALKQYRILLLDQRGTGLSTVISHQTLACKTPEQQVAYLSQFRADNIVRDAEAIREQLGIQQWALLGQSFGGFCALHYLSYYPQSLSRAYLTGGIPSMTRHADDVYQATYQRVLDKTQQFFHAFPAAQGMCNRIADYLLNNEVILPNGQRFTVEQFQLIGINLGRSGGALAMYYLLEDAFVDVNSQHELSYSFLTAMLAEQAYLTNPIYAILHESIYCQQDASQWSAHRVREHYPQCNYVSGEDFCFTGEMVYPWMFEQLETLKPLKVAADLLAEKADWPQLYDVEQLAKNTVPVTAAVYVEDMYVEFDYSRETLALMPNAKAWMTNEYEHNGLRADGERILDKLISMAEVIEQTQS, via the coding sequence ATGCAAGCATGTTTTTATGTTGATGATTTGTTTTATCGCCAGCACCAATTTGAATTACCATTGGATTATACCGCTCAAGATGGTGAAACAATCCGCGTGTTTGCACGAGAGGTTGTCGCGAAAGATAAGCAAGATACTGATTTACCGTGGCTTGTTTACTTGCAAGGTGGCCCTGGTTTCCCAGCTCCGCGTCCAGATAGCAACAGCGGCTGGTTTAAGCGTGCTTTAAAACAATACCGTATTTTATTGTTGGATCAACGTGGTACGGGATTAAGTACGGTGATCAGCCATCAAACTTTAGCCTGTAAAACACCGGAACAACAAGTCGCGTACTTGAGCCAATTTCGTGCTGATAATATTGTGCGTGACGCTGAAGCGATTCGCGAGCAGTTGGGTATTCAACAGTGGGCGTTGTTAGGGCAGAGTTTTGGTGGTTTCTGTGCGTTACATTATTTGTCTTATTATCCGCAGAGTTTGTCTCGTGCTTATCTCACGGGTGGTATTCCGTCGATGACGCGTCATGCTGATGATGTGTATCAAGCGACGTATCAACGTGTATTGGATAAAACCCAACAGTTCTTCCATGCGTTTCCTGCAGCACAAGGTATGTGTAACCGTATTGCCGATTACTTGTTGAATAATGAAGTCATACTGCCTAACGGCCAGCGCTTTACTGTAGAGCAATTCCAATTGATTGGTATCAATCTTGGTCGCAGTGGTGGTGCGTTAGCCATGTATTACTTGCTGGAAGATGCCTTTGTTGACGTAAATAGTCAACATGAACTGAGTTACAGTTTCTTAACCGCGATGTTAGCTGAGCAAGCGTACCTGACCAACCCGATCTATGCCATTTTGCATGAATCGATTTACTGTCAGCAAGATGCATCACAGTGGTCAGCACACCGTGTTCGTGAACATTATCCGCAATGCAATTATGTTTCTGGTGAAGATTTCTGCTTTACTGGCGAAATGGTATACCCGTGGATGTTCGAACAACTCGAAACACTCAAGCCATTAAAAGTTGCGGCGGATTTGCTGGCCGAAAAAGCAGATTGGCCGCAGCTGTATGATGTTGAGCAATTAGCAAAGAATACCGTACCAGTTACTGCTGCGGTTTATGTTGAAGATATGTATGTAGAGTTTGATTATTCGCGTGAAACATTGGCTTTAATGCCCAATGCAAAAGCATGGATGACGAATGAATATGAACATAATGGTTTACGTGCAGATGGTGAGCGTATTCTCGATAAGCTTATATCTATGGCTGAAGTGATAGAGCAAACACAAAGCTAA
- the emrD gene encoding multidrug efflux MFS transporter EmrD has translation MTQQSSSSQMAKLLFLIIVLAAAGQMTQTMYVPAIPAMAHDFGVQSSYLQAVMAAYLIPYGLSQFVYGPLSDRIGRRPVIIVGMVIFLIGTIGALLAPSFELFLLASFIQGAGTGCSGAMCRTVTRDCYDGEDLHKANSLVSMGVIFSPLIAPVLGGYLSSMFDWSASYIFLLVFGAIVTLAMMFMFTETLPVEKRRNERVLVSYRYVLSNRRFQGYVLCLIATFAGIAVFEAAAGVLLGSVLKLDSKTVSWLFVLPLPGYLAGSWMSSALVKRIGNSRVMYLGMLAIILGSLTVLIPGMAGLVTVSSLIGGAFIYFIGAGILFPAATTAAIQPFPQHAGTAGAILGGLQNLGAGIATLSASFMRADDQFSVGSVMTVMSILVVMSLIWVKRSSQQDTPVLV, from the coding sequence GTGACTCAGCAATCTTCTTCTAGCCAAATGGCAAAGTTACTATTTTTAATTATTGTTTTGGCTGCTGCTGGCCAAATGACTCAAACAATGTATGTGCCTGCAATTCCTGCAATGGCACACGATTTTGGTGTTCAGTCTTCTTATTTACAAGCGGTAATGGCGGCTTATTTAATCCCGTACGGATTGTCTCAGTTTGTTTATGGCCCGCTATCAGACCGTATTGGTCGCCGACCTGTCATCATTGTTGGTATGGTGATCTTTTTAATCGGTACCATTGGCGCATTGTTAGCTCCAAGTTTTGAATTGTTCTTATTAGCCAGCTTTATTCAAGGCGCTGGTACAGGTTGTAGCGGTGCAATGTGCCGTACTGTAACGCGTGATTGCTATGATGGTGAAGATTTACATAAAGCCAATAGTCTTGTAAGCATGGGGGTTATATTTTCTCCCCTTATTGCACCTGTATTAGGCGGTTATTTGTCATCAATGTTTGATTGGTCGGCAAGTTACATATTCTTGTTAGTGTTTGGTGCTATCGTGACATTAGCGATGATGTTTATGTTCACTGAAACACTACCGGTTGAAAAGCGTCGTAATGAGCGTGTACTCGTAAGTTACCGTTATGTGTTGAGTAATCGTCGATTCCAAGGTTATGTACTGTGCCTTATTGCTACCTTTGCAGGCATCGCTGTTTTTGAAGCGGCGGCAGGCGTATTGTTAGGTAGTGTACTTAAGCTAGATTCAAAGACGGTAAGTTGGTTATTTGTATTACCATTACCGGGGTATTTAGCGGGTTCTTGGATGTCTTCGGCATTAGTTAAGCGTATTGGCAATAGCCGTGTAATGTATTTAGGCATGTTAGCCATTATTCTGGGGTCACTCACTGTACTTATTCCAGGTATGGCGGGGCTAGTAACAGTCAGTTCGTTAATTGGTGGGGCATTTATATACTTCATTGGCGCGGGTATTTTGTTTCCTGCGGCAACAACGGCAGCTATTCAGCCATTTCCACAACATGCTGGAACCGCTGGGGCAATTCTAGGTGGTTTACAAAACTTAGGTGCAGGTATTGCGACGCTGTCGGCATCTTTCATGCGTGCAGATGATCAATTTAGTGTTGGCTCTGTTATGACGGTAATGTCGATACTGGTTGTAATGAGTCTGATTTGGGTGAAACGCAGTAGTCAGCAAGATACACCCGTTTTGGTGTAA
- a CDS encoding HI1450 family dsDNA-mimic protein, with amino-acid sequence METSNLISYDDVIDAAYDIFLEMASESLEPVDVILFTAQFDDRGAAEAVETRDDWSSHVGFDVDKELYAEVRIGLVNEENDQLDDVFARMLISRDPDHKFCHILWKRD; translated from the coding sequence ATGGAAACATCAAATTTGATTTCATATGACGACGTTATTGACGCAGCTTACGACATCTTTCTTGAGATGGCATCTGAGAGCTTAGAACCAGTAGACGTGATCTTATTCACCGCACAATTTGATGACCGTGGAGCAGCCGAAGCCGTTGAAACACGCGATGATTGGAGCAGCCACGTTGGCTTTGACGTTGATAAAGAATTGTACGCAGAAGTACGTATTGGCTTAGTTAACGAAGAAAATGATCAGCTTGATGACGTATTCGCTCGTATGCTAATTAGTCGTGATCCTGACCACAAGTTCTGCCATATCTTATGGAAGCGTGATTAA